The Fusobacteriaceae bacterium genome window below encodes:
- a CDS encoding helix-hairpin-helix domain-containing protein, translating into MSDLTKIPGIGKNMAQHLIAAGYPDIESLKGQNPDEVYAKDCLAKGFTVDRCALYCYRLAVYYADHDGELPEDKQNWWNW; encoded by the coding sequence ATGAGCGACCTGACGAAAATTCCCGGAATCGGCAAGAACATGGCGCAACATCTGATTGCCGCCGGATACCCGGATATTGAATCCCTTAAAGGACAGAACCCCGACGAAGTCTACGCCAAAGACTGCCTTGCCAAAGGTTTTACGGTTGACCGCTGCGCTTTGTATTGTTATCGTCTGGCGGTGTATTACGCCGACCATGACGGGGAACTTCCCGAAGATAAGCAGAACTGGTGGAATTGGAA
- a CDS encoding MATE family efflux transporter, with protein MKLFKTDTPEFYKMIFSLGIPIVIQQLITSSLNFVDNIMIGRLGENYIAAVGFANSIFRVYDLFLFGINSGMGIFMAQYYGKKDFKTIRKILGTAIRCGLVVGLFFTLTAFFAGGRILSVYTGNETVLGISVSYLRRVVFSYIPFAISFGIGITCRSMGKTKVPMVASALGVVTNTVFNYLLIYGAFGFPVMKEKGAAVATVFARLVELAVYLLVIWKKDYDLKGKISDFFHLSRTLLREIWRRSLPVFATESLWIIGVILLDVAYARLGIREAASMQMAGIVMAIGAIVFMGLSSSAGVIVGHTIGEGNFEKVKVYSRKIVRICAVLAALVAVFVEFAAPTIVSLYQLEPEISAMALGVIRIAGVFMFFKLIDWGILLGLFRAGGDTKSALWLETLPNWLVGIPIAFTGVYFKTPIHKLMIFVESAEILKCIAALIRYRSFKWIMDVTVKET; from the coding sequence ATGAAACTTTTCAAGACAGATACGCCGGAATTTTACAAAATGATCTTTTCGCTGGGGATCCCCATCGTGATCCAGCAGCTGATCACATCATCGCTTAACTTTGTAGATAATATCATGATCGGACGATTGGGCGAAAACTACATCGCCGCCGTGGGCTTCGCCAACAGCATATTCAGGGTTTACGATCTTTTTTTGTTCGGGATCAACAGCGGCATGGGCATCTTTATGGCGCAGTATTACGGCAAGAAAGACTTCAAAACGATCCGGAAGATCCTGGGAACCGCGATCCGCTGCGGCCTCGTGGTGGGGCTGTTCTTCACGCTGACAGCTTTTTTCGCGGGGGGGCGGATTCTTTCGGTTTACACCGGAAACGAAACGGTCCTCGGGATCAGCGTCTCCTACCTGCGCAGGGTGGTCTTTTCCTATATCCCCTTCGCGATCTCCTTCGGGATCGGCATCACCTGCCGTTCCATGGGAAAGACAAAGGTCCCCATGGTCGCCTCCGCTCTGGGCGTCGTGACCAACACGGTCTTCAATTATCTCTTGATTTACGGCGCTTTTGGCTTTCCGGTAATGAAGGAAAAAGGCGCGGCCGTCGCGACGGTTTTCGCCCGGCTCGTGGAGCTGGCGGTGTATCTGCTCGTGATCTGGAAGAAGGACTACGACCTCAAAGGAAAAATCAGCGATTTCTTCCACCTTTCAAGAACGCTTCTCCGGGAGATCTGGCGGCGGTCTTTGCCGGTATTCGCGACGGAATCCCTCTGGATCATCGGCGTGATCCTGCTCGATGTGGCTTACGCCAGGTTGGGGATCCGGGAGGCGGCTTCCATGCAGATGGCCGGTATCGTGATGGCCATCGGGGCCATTGTGTTTATGGGGCTTTCGAGCTCCGCCGGGGTCATTGTAGGCCATACCATCGGGGAAGGGAACTTTGAAAAAGTCAAGGTCTATTCCCGGAAGATCGTCCGGATCTGCGCGGTTCTGGCGGCGCTGGTGGCGGTATTTGTGGAATTCGCCGCGCCGACCATCGTGAGCCTCTACCAGCTCGAACCGGAAATTTCCGCCATGGCTCTGGGCGTCATCCGGATCGCGGGGGTCTTCATGTTTTTCAAACTCATTGACTGGGGCATCCTGCTGGGCCTTTTCCGGGCCGGGGGCGACACGAAATCCGCCCTCTGGCTGGAGACGCTGCCCAACTGGCTTGTCGGGATTCCCATCGCCTTTACGGGCGTTTACTTCAAGACCCCGATTCATAAACTGATGATTTTCGTGGAATCGGCCGAGATTCTCAAATGTATCGCGGCCTTGATCCGCTACCGCTCGTTCAAGTGGATCATGGATGTGACAGTCAAGGAAACTTGA
- a CDS encoding sigma 54-interacting transcriptional regulator: MLIPKEEYKHIFDQLIEMSEDGFIVVDTKGNVTDINESYCNFFGKKKEDVIGKTILNIIPNSKMIDIVQNHFREYGVIHTYVAGTSKERKIIVSRSYVEDEEGKVVAGVAQVKFRLQSLDVAKKLMAEYDQLEYYREEYKRIGRGRSSFDDIIGSSPSFLKNKVDGVKAANTSFSVLLTGETGTGKEVFANAIHNTSARSNKPMVSIDCASIPEELLESELFGYEEGAFTGAKKGGKKGKFLIANGGTIFLDEIGDMPLKMQAKLLRVLQERKIEPIGSLETIPIDVRIIAATRKDLQQMIRNGEFREDLFYRLNVINIEMVPLRERKDDILEIANYFLDELNREMRMAKLFSKEVLKIFKEYTWPGNIRELDNVIKSAYASSDDMYIGLVDLPSRMVTMSKPVLDERRSLHELLESYERDILEAALERNGWNCNDTAREMQIHRTVIYKKIKKYGLANKIRKYGFRTDPEEARIYGKASVI, from the coding sequence ATGCTGATTCCCAAGGAAGAATACAAGCATATATTCGACCAGCTGATCGAGATGTCCGAAGACGGATTCATCGTAGTGGACACAAAGGGAAACGTTACGGATATCAACGAATCCTACTGCAATTTCTTTGGCAAGAAAAAGGAGGATGTGATCGGGAAAACCATACTCAACATCATCCCCAATTCCAAAATGATTGATATTGTCCAGAACCATTTTCGGGAATACGGCGTGATCCATACGTACGTGGCCGGGACCTCCAAAGAAAGAAAAATCATCGTCAGTCGTTCCTACGTGGAAGACGAGGAAGGCAAAGTCGTGGCCGGCGTGGCCCAGGTAAAATTCCGCCTGCAATCGCTGGACGTGGCAAAAAAACTGATGGCCGAATATGACCAGCTCGAATACTACCGCGAGGAATACAAGAGAATCGGCCGCGGCCGCAGTTCCTTCGACGACATTATCGGCTCAAGCCCCTCGTTTCTCAAGAACAAAGTGGACGGCGTCAAAGCCGCCAACACCAGTTTTTCGGTGCTCCTGACCGGAGAGACCGGCACGGGCAAGGAAGTTTTCGCCAACGCCATTCACAACACCAGCGCCCGTTCCAACAAACCCATGGTCAGCATCGACTGCGCCTCAATCCCCGAAGAATTGCTTGAATCGGAACTTTTCGGCTATGAGGAAGGCGCCTTTACCGGCGCGAAAAAAGGCGGGAAAAAGGGAAAATTCCTGATCGCCAACGGCGGGACGATTTTCCTCGACGAAATCGGCGACATGCCGCTAAAAATGCAGGCAAAGCTGCTGCGCGTATTGCAGGAGCGGAAAATAGAACCCATCGGGAGCCTTGAGACCATACCGATCGACGTCAGAATCATCGCGGCGACCCGGAAGGATTTACAGCAGATGATCAGAAACGGCGAGTTCCGGGAAGACCTCTTCTACCGGCTCAACGTGATCAATATTGAGATGGTTCCCCTGCGGGAACGGAAAGACGATATTTTGGAGATTGCCAACTATTTCCTCGACGAGTTGAACCGGGAAATGCGCATGGCAAAGCTCTTTTCCAAGGAAGTTTTGAAAATATTCAAGGAATACACCTGGCCCGGCAATATCCGGGAACTCGACAACGTCATCAAGAGCGCCTACGCCAGTTCCGACGATATGTACATCGGGCTTGTGGATCTGCCTTCGCGAATGGTCACCATGAGCAAGCCCGTCCTGGACGAGCGGCGGTCCCTGCACGAGCTGCTCGAAAGCTACGAGCGGGACATCCTGGAGGCTGCCCTTGAGCGCAACGGCTGGAATTGCAACGATACGGCCCGGGAAATGCAAATCCACCGGACGGTGATTTACAAAAAGATCAAAAAATACGGCCTTGCCAACAAAATCCGAAAGTACGGTTTCCGTACAGACCCGGAAGAGGCCCGGATATACGGAAAAGCCAGCGTAATTTAA
- a CDS encoding electron transfer flavoprotein subunit alpha/FixB family protein: protein MNLKDYNDVWVIGEQRDGIISPITIELLGEGKKLAAELGKKLAVVLLGADLDEKVKELLHYGADKVIYVKDPLLDKFSTEGYALSTARVILEKKPEIVLFGATSLGRDFAPRVAAKVGTGLTADCTKLAIDPEDKKFLQTRPAFGGNLMATIICPKNRPQMATVRPGVMEKAKYQESPTGTVEVYEPKLNASDIRAKVIDVKSAGKKLVNLTGAKIIVSGGRGLKKPENFKLIEDLAEALGGEVGASRAAVDSGWIDQSHQVGQTGTTVRPNVYIACGISGAIQHQAGMSESKYIVAINKDPGAPIFKICDYGIVGDLNEIVPAMTEAAKKRKL from the coding sequence ATCAATCTGAAAGACTACAATGACGTATGGGTCATCGGGGAACAGCGTGACGGGATCATCAGCCCCATTACCATAGAGCTCCTCGGCGAGGGCAAAAAGCTTGCCGCGGAACTGGGAAAAAAGCTGGCGGTTGTGCTCCTGGGCGCGGACCTCGATGAAAAAGTGAAAGAGTTGCTCCATTACGGGGCCGACAAGGTCATCTACGTCAAGGATCCCCTGCTGGACAAATTTTCCACGGAAGGCTACGCCCTTTCGACCGCAAGGGTCATTCTCGAAAAAAAGCCGGAAATCGTGCTGTTCGGCGCGACTTCCCTGGGCAGGGACTTCGCCCCCCGGGTGGCGGCCAAGGTCGGCACGGGACTTACCGCCGACTGCACAAAATTGGCGATCGATCCCGAGGACAAAAAATTCCTGCAAACCAGACCCGCCTTTGGGGGAAACCTCATGGCGACCATCATTTGTCCCAAAAACCGCCCGCAAATGGCGACCGTAAGACCGGGCGTCATGGAAAAGGCCAAATACCAGGAAAGCCCCACGGGGACCGTCGAAGTCTATGAACCGAAACTGAACGCCTCGGACATCCGCGCCAAGGTCATCGACGTAAAATCGGCGGGAAAGAAGCTCGTGAACCTCACGGGCGCCAAAATCATCGTGTCGGGCGGCAGAGGTCTCAAGAAGCCTGAAAACTTCAAGCTGATCGAAGACCTGGCCGAAGCCCTGGGCGGAGAAGTAGGCGCGTCCCGCGCGGCCGTCGACTCCGGTTGGATCGATCAGTCCCATCAAGTGGGACAGACCGGGACGACAGTCCGGCCCAACGTTTACATCGCCTGCGGTATTTCCGGCGCTATCCAGCATCAGGCAGGCATGAGCGAGTCCAAGTACATCGTGGCGATCAATAAAGATCCGGGCGCGCCCATCTTCAAAATCTGTGATTACGGCATTGTGGGCGATCTCAACGAGATCGTGCCCGCCATGACCGAAGCGGCAAAAAAAAGGAAGTTGTAA
- a CDS encoding electron transfer flavoprotein subunit beta/FixA family protein: MNIIVCIKQVPDTNEVRINQETGTLIRDGVPSIINPDDKNAIEAALQLRDKNGGKVTVISMGPPQAKEALKEAYAMGADEVYLITDRAFGGSDTWATATIVAAAIEKIGNYDLIFCGRQAIDGDTAQVGPEIAEFLDIPQVTYAKAIEEKGDKYVITRKTEGVDYIIETTKPVLITAIQDLNTPRYPRVKRVFEAYTTDLVKTLTSEDLPVDPTQIGLKGSPTNVHSSFVPTKEKHSEIIEGADKTEIVDKLLDKLKAANVI, translated from the coding sequence ATGAATATTATCGTATGTATCAAACAGGTACCCGATACCAATGAAGTCAGAATCAATCAGGAAACCGGCACCTTGATCCGGGACGGCGTGCCCAGCATCATCAATCCCGACGACAAGAACGCCATCGAAGCGGCCCTGCAGCTCCGGGACAAGAACGGCGGGAAAGTCACCGTCATCAGCATGGGTCCGCCCCAGGCCAAGGAAGCCCTGAAGGAAGCCTACGCCATGGGCGCCGACGAAGTTTACCTGATCACAGACCGCGCTTTCGGCGGTTCGGACACATGGGCAACGGCCACCATTGTGGCCGCGGCCATTGAAAAAATCGGCAACTATGACCTGATCTTCTGCGGCAGACAGGCCATCGACGGGGATACGGCCCAAGTGGGACCGGAAATCGCGGAATTCCTCGATATCCCCCAGGTGACCTACGCCAAGGCCATAGAAGAAAAAGGCGACAAGTATGTGATTACCAGAAAAACCGAAGGCGTCGACTACATCATCGAGACGACGAAACCCGTACTGATCACGGCGATCCAGGATTTGAACACGCCGCGCTATCCCCGGGTAAAACGCGTCTTTGAGGCATATACAACAGATCTGGTGAAGACGCTGACCTCGGAAGACCTTCCTGTGGATCCGACGCAGATCGGACTCAAAGGCTCCCCCACCAACGTACACAGCTCCTTTGTTCCCACAAAGGAAAAGCACAGCGAGATCATCGAAGGGGCCGACAAGACCGAAATAGTGGACAAGCTGCTCGACAAGCTCAAAGCAGCCAACGTGATATAG
- a CDS encoding acyl-CoA dehydrogenase family protein → MDFNFTEAQLMLQRVAKEFAEKEVLPLADVIDREHRYPAETFAKMAEIGFTGIGTPVEQGGSGGNDVDKALIVLEIAKKCASTAAILSIHTIFAQCIMKFGNDEQKKKYLPMMAEGGKLGAFALTEPNAGSDAASARTSAILDEKTGEYVLNGTKCFISGGGQASAVLVFALTDPSKGLKGMSCIIVEKGTPGFSVGKIENKMGLHGSETVELIFDNCRVPKENLVGKEGRGFGMAMTCLDGARIGVGAQAVGIAEGALEESVKYMHERVQFGKPIAALQGVGWYIADMATKIEAAKWLVFHAAWLKASGQNHTKIAAMAKYNASICAREVTNLALQIHGGYGYMNDYPLERMYRDAKITEIYEGTSEIHKLVISRSVLG, encoded by the coding sequence ATGGATTTTAATTTTACCGAGGCGCAACTGATGCTGCAACGGGTGGCAAAGGAGTTCGCTGAAAAAGAAGTGTTGCCCCTTGCCGATGTAATAGACCGGGAGCACCGTTACCCCGCGGAAACATTCGCGAAAATGGCGGAAATCGGCTTTACCGGCATCGGGACGCCTGTGGAACAGGGCGGCTCTGGCGGAAACGACGTCGACAAAGCCCTTATCGTTCTGGAAATCGCGAAGAAATGCGCTTCCACAGCGGCCATCCTCTCCATACACACCATATTTGCCCAGTGCATCATGAAGTTCGGAAACGACGAGCAGAAGAAAAAATATCTGCCCATGATGGCTGAAGGCGGAAAATTGGGGGCTTTTGCCCTGACGGAACCCAACGCGGGATCCGACGCGGCATCGGCCCGGACATCGGCCATCCTCGACGAAAAGACCGGCGAGTATGTGCTGAACGGAACAAAATGCTTTATTTCCGGCGGCGGACAGGCTTCGGCCGTTCTCGTATTCGCCCTGACCGATCCTTCCAAGGGACTGAAGGGCATGTCCTGTATCATCGTGGAAAAGGGAACGCCGGGATTTTCCGTAGGCAAGATCGAAAACAAAATGGGCCTGCACGGGTCCGAAACCGTCGAGCTCATCTTCGACAACTGCCGGGTGCCGAAGGAAAACCTTGTCGGTAAAGAAGGCCGGGGCTTCGGCATGGCCATGACCTGTCTCGACGGCGCGAGAATCGGCGTCGGCGCGCAGGCTGTGGGGATCGCCGAAGGCGCCCTTGAAGAAAGCGTGAAGTACATGCACGAGCGCGTTCAGTTCGGCAAACCCATCGCCGCCCTGCAGGGCGTCGGCTGGTATATCGCCGATATGGCGACGAAAATTGAAGCGGCCAAGTGGCTCGTTTTCCACGCGGCCTGGCTGAAAGCCTCGGGACAGAACCACACAAAGATCGCGGCCATGGCCAAGTACAACGCGTCCATCTGCGCCCGGGAGGTCACAAACCTCGCGTTGCAGATCCACGGCGGCTACGGCTACATGAACGATTATCCGCTCGAACGGATGTACAGAGACGCCAAGATTACCGAAATCTATGAAGGAACCTCCGAAATCCACAAGCTCGTGATTTCCAGGTCCGTGTTGGGTTAA
- a CDS encoding CoA transferase: protein MNKPLEGVKVVDLTYFVAGPGTARILGDWGADVIKVEPSFGDPGRKLGANMTAPVIDREINPVYTTYNANKRGLCINLKDPEGLKIMDDLLKTANVFVSSYRTGALKRLGLDYETLHEKHPHLIWAQINGFGDYGPAKDNAGFDTVAFWARSGAMADLVEKDTSPVNPPIGFGDATTACSLSGGICAALYYQQKTGKGQKVMVSLLSQAIWSASTEMATTQYEDVYPKTRKNATSAVINSFKCKDGQWVFVSILEHERYFPVLCDLLGRPDLKNDKFLTTLEAKKNAPELIAILDQEFVKYTQDEVVEMLTKADIANERIQHFADVWKDAQALENNYVADFKHRNGTVTKLALTPIKFENIELNPIKDAPLIGEDSEEILKEIGYSDETIKAYLEKGTIVVNK from the coding sequence ATGAATAAACCTTTGGAAGGCGTAAAAGTAGTAGACCTTACCTACTTCGTCGCCGGGCCCGGTACCGCCAGAATCCTTGGCGACTGGGGCGCGGACGTTATCAAAGTGGAGCCGAGCTTCGGCGATCCCGGCAGAAAACTGGGCGCCAACATGACGGCCCCCGTCATCGACCGGGAGATCAATCCCGTTTACACGACCTACAATGCCAACAAAAGAGGGCTCTGTATCAATCTGAAGGATCCCGAAGGGCTGAAAATCATGGACGATCTGCTGAAGACAGCCAATGTTTTCGTTTCCAGTTACCGGACGGGCGCTTTGAAGCGGCTCGGTCTCGACTATGAGACCTTGCACGAAAAGCATCCGCACCTGATCTGGGCACAGATCAACGGTTTCGGCGACTACGGTCCCGCCAAGGACAACGCCGGTTTTGACACCGTGGCCTTCTGGGCCAGAAGCGGCGCCATGGCCGACTTGGTGGAAAAAGACACGTCCCCGGTCAATCCGCCCATCGGATTCGGCGACGCCACAACGGCGTGCAGCCTTTCGGGCGGTATCTGCGCGGCCCTCTACTATCAGCAGAAGACCGGAAAGGGTCAGAAAGTAATGGTATCGCTCTTATCCCAGGCCATCTGGAGCGCCAGTACGGAAATGGCAACGACCCAGTACGAGGACGTTTATCCCAAGACAAGAAAGAACGCCACATCCGCAGTCATCAATTCCTTCAAGTGTAAAGACGGACAGTGGGTATTCGTATCGATTCTCGAACATGAACGGTATTTCCCGGTACTCTGCGACCTGCTGGGCCGGCCCGATCTCAAGAACGACAAGTTCCTGACGACCCTCGAAGCCAAGAAAAACGCGCCCGAGCTGATCGCCATCCTCGATCAGGAGTTCGTAAAATACACCCAGGACGAAGTTGTGGAAATGCTGACAAAGGCCGACATCGCCAACGAACGGATCCAGCACTTCGCCGACGTCTGGAAGGACGCCCAGGCGCTGGAAAACAACTACGTGGCCGATTTTAAGCACCGGAACGGCACTGTGACCAAGCTTGCCCTGACGCCCATCAAGTTTGAGAACATCGAACTGAATCCGATTAAAGACGCTCCGCTGATCGGCGAAGATTCCGAAGAAATCCTGAAGGAAATCGGCTACAGCGACGAAACGATCAAAGCATATCTGGAGAAGGGGACCATCGTAGTCAACAAGTAG
- a CDS encoding GntP family permease, with product MNTQQLISLIGIIVALSLLIWMIMKGVNIFITVFISCAIVAITTLGFVADEKVGPLTMFNAYKTFFIRGFVGFFSANYLIFLTGTLMGKLMEITNGAKAIAKLIIKIFGKKYALISVPLSCAVLAYGGVTVFVVSFAVFPIALEIFREADLPRRFLPGALTFGCSTFAMVAPGAPQIHNFTPSTVMTQLAGRPVTLMAGTIVGFLSCGAIFVLGALFMFWYIDKARKNGEHFVAKDIDKFEVEGELPSGILSLVPLVVTIFIINLKVGGKNIVQPETGVLFGTILTWLLLNKYQDNHKVLGHVGDGCKAAIGSICNTCAVVGFGTLVSMSAAFPVVRDAMTSIPGPPLVGVAVGTTVIAGICGSASGALGIAAPLLGPVYLAKGVSAEAISRTMSISSAALDSLPHNGYIVTVTNGICNETHKDAYGLVFWLTVFMPAVGSVICVILFSLFPNWP from the coding sequence ATGAATACGCAACAACTTATCAGTCTCATCGGTATCATCGTAGCACTCAGCCTGCTGATCTGGATGATCATGAAGGGAGTCAACATCTTCATCACGGTCTTTATCAGCTGCGCCATCGTCGCCATTACGACGCTGGGCTTTGTGGCTGACGAAAAAGTCGGTCCCCTGACGATGTTTAACGCCTATAAGACGTTCTTCATCCGCGGGTTTGTCGGATTCTTCAGCGCCAATTACCTGATCTTTCTCACGGGAACCCTTATGGGGAAACTCATGGAAATCACCAACGGTGCGAAGGCCATCGCCAAGTTGATCATCAAGATCTTCGGTAAAAAATACGCCCTGATTTCCGTACCGCTCTCCTGCGCGGTTCTGGCCTATGGCGGCGTCACCGTATTCGTAGTAAGTTTCGCGGTGTTCCCCATTGCCCTGGAAATCTTCCGTGAAGCGGATCTGCCGCGAAGATTTCTCCCCGGCGCGTTGACGTTCGGATGTTCGACCTTCGCCATGGTAGCGCCCGGCGCTCCCCAGATTCACAACTTTACGCCGTCGACGGTTATGACGCAACTGGCCGGAAGACCCGTAACACTCATGGCCGGAACCATCGTGGGATTCCTTTCCTGCGGCGCCATCTTCGTTCTGGGCGCGCTGTTCATGTTCTGGTACATTGACAAGGCAAGAAAGAACGGCGAGCACTTTGTCGCCAAAGACATTGACAAATTTGAGGTGGAGGGAGAACTGCCCAGCGGCATTCTGTCTCTGGTTCCCCTCGTTGTAACGATCTTCATCATCAACTTGAAAGTCGGCGGAAAGAACATCGTTCAGCCCGAAACCGGCGTTCTGTTCGGCACGATCCTGACATGGCTCCTGCTCAACAAATATCAGGACAATCACAAAGTTCTGGGCCATGTGGGCGACGGCTGCAAGGCCGCCATCGGCTCCATCTGTAACACCTGCGCCGTCGTGGGCTTCGGTACCCTCGTATCCATGTCGGCCGCTTTCCCCGTAGTACGTGACGCCATGACCAGCATCCCCGGTCCGCCCCTCGTAGGCGTAGCGGTTGGTACGACGGTCATCGCCGGTATCTGCGGATCCGCTTCGGGCGCTTTGGGCATCGCCGCTCCCTTACTGGGTCCCGTATATCTTGCCAAGGGCGTTTCCGCCGAAGCCATTTCGAGAACCATGTCGATTTCTTCCGCGGCTCTGGATTCGCTCCCGCACAACGGTTATATCGTAACGGTTACGAACGGTATTTGTAACGAAACCCATAAAGACGCTTACGGACTGGTCTTCTGGCTCACGGTATTTATGCCCGCCGTCGGATCGGTTATCTGCGTAATTCTGTTCTCGTTGTTCCCGAACTGGCCGTAA
- the rpmA gene encoding 50S ribosomal protein L27, translating into MLFTFNIQKFAHKKGQGSVKNGRDSNPKYLGVKKYDGEVVKAGNVIVRQRGTVFHAGENMGIGRDHTLFSLIDGFVKFERYRKRNKKQVSVYAEKPVVGE; encoded by the coding sequence ATGTTATTCACGTTCAATATACAGAAATTCGCCCATAAGAAAGGGCAAGGCTCCGTCAAGAACGGACGGGATTCCAACCCCAAATATCTGGGCGTCAAAAAATATGACGGCGAAGTCGTAAAGGCCGGAAACGTCATTGTACGCCAGCGCGGCACGGTCTTCCACGCCGGGGAAAATATGGGGATCGGCAGGGATCACACGCTGTTTTCGCTGATCGACGGCTTTGTGAAGTTTGAACGCTACAGAAAACGGAACAAAAAACAGGTTTCCGTCTACGCGGAAAAACCTGTTGTCGGCGAATAA
- a CDS encoding ribosomal-processing cysteine protease Prp, producing the protein MTTVEIWRKNGRIVRYESYGHSGYAEAGSDIVCAGVSSLVYAPLGGLQDVLGLRPDYVDRDDLLAVDLTTIPEADYAKRQKEIGALLETMVVMVKNLAGQYPEYLKLVEKEVR; encoded by the coding sequence ATGACTACCGTTGAGATCTGGCGGAAGAACGGGAGAATCGTGCGATACGAGTCTTACGGACATTCCGGCTATGCCGAAGCGGGCTCGGACATCGTATGCGCAGGGGTTTCTTCGCTGGTATACGCGCCTCTGGGCGGCTTGCAGGACGTGCTGGGACTCCGGCCGGACTACGTCGACAGAGACGACTTGTTGGCGGTGGATCTGACAACGATCCCCGAAGCGGATTACGCGAAACGGCAAAAAGAAATCGGCGCATTGCTTGAAACCATGGTTGTGATGGTCAAAAATCTTGCGGGACAGTATCCCGAATATTTGAAGCTTGTAGAAAAGGAGGTTCGATAG
- the rplU gene encoding 50S ribosomal protein L21 — MYAVIKTGGKQYKVAEGDVLKVEKLNAEIESTVELTDVLLIGGDGAVTVGSPTVSGASVSAQVLSQGKGPKVINFKYKPKKASRRKIGHRQLFTEIKITAIKA; from the coding sequence ATGTACGCAGTAATCAAAACCGGCGGCAAACAATACAAAGTTGCGGAAGGCGACGTATTGAAAGTCGAAAAATTAAATGCTGAGATCGAATCCACCGTAGAATTGACAGACGTCCTGCTGATCGGAGGGGACGGAGCCGTAACCGTAGGCTCCCCGACCGTAAGCGGCGCCAGCGTCAGTGCTCAGGTACTTTCTCAGGGCAAAGGACCCAAGGTCATCAACTTCAAATACAAGCCGAAAAAAGCAAGCCGTAGAAAAATCGGTCACAGACAGTTGTTTACGGAAATCAAAATCACAGCCATCAAAGCCTAG
- a CDS encoding SPFH/Band 7/PHB domain protein, with product MDMVAGLSGLKLVVGAILLLVFLFVIFTHVRTVPESRAYVIERIGKYSTTWTSGINVLFPFIDKIRKNISLKEQVIDFKPQPVITKDNVTIQIDSVLYFQITDPKLYTYGIENPMIAIENLTATTLRNIIGGMDLEETLTSRDKINAEMLIILDEATDPWGMKITRVELKNIDPPQEIKVAMERQMKADREKREAILRAEGQKQAVILVAEGERESTILRAEAAKEAEILKAEAIKQAMIKEAEGRAEAIRVIKEAGADDKFIALQGLDAFTKMANGQATKLIIPAELKNIATLTGIFGDLTKDNPGK from the coding sequence ATGGATATGGTAGCGGGATTGAGCGGATTGAAACTGGTCGTGGGAGCGATTCTCCTGCTCGTCTTTCTGTTTGTGATCTTTACCCATGTGCGGACGGTGCCCGAATCCAGGGCCTATGTCATCGAGCGCATCGGGAAGTATTCGACGACCTGGACGAGCGGCATCAACGTGCTCTTTCCTTTTATTGACAAAATCCGGAAGAATATTTCGCTGAAGGAACAGGTAATCGATTTCAAACCCCAGCCTGTGATCACCAAGGACAACGTGACGATCCAGATTGACTCGGTGCTCTATTTCCAGATCACGGATCCCAAGCTCTACACCTACGGCATTGAAAACCCCATGATCGCCATCGAGAACCTGACGGCCACCACGCTCCGAAACATCATCGGCGGCATGGACCTTGAGGAGACGCTGACGTCCCGGGACAAGATCAACGCCGAAATGCTGATTATTTTGGACGAGGCCACGGATCCCTGGGGCATGAAGATCACCCGGGTGGAATTGAAAAACATCGATCCCCCGCAGGAGATCAAAGTCGCCATGGAACGTCAGATGAAGGCCGACCGCGAAAAGCGCGAGGCCATCTTGCGGGCAGAGGGACAGAAGCAGGCCGTCATCCTCGTGGCCGAGGGGGAAAGGGAATCGACGATCCTCCGGGCCGAGGCCGCCAAAGAGGCGGAAATTCTGAAGGCCGAAGCCATCAAACAGGCCATGATCAAAGAAGCCGAAGGGCGCGCCGAAGCGATCCGGGTCATCAAAGAGGCCGGGGCGGACGACAAGTTTATCGCGCTTCAGGGTCTGGACGCCTTTACGAAAATGGCCAACGGACAGGCCACAAAGCTCATTATCCCGGCGGAATTGAAAAATATCGCGACATTGACCGGCATTTTTGGGGACCTGACAAAGGACAATCCCGGAAAATAA